A stretch of Stenotrophomonas indicatrix DNA encodes these proteins:
- a CDS encoding isoaspartyl peptidase/L-asparaginase family protein, with amino-acid sequence MKLRLALSALLSLPLLAQAAPTASPLLVIHGGAGVERKDLSAAEEQAARAALKAALLKGHAELAAGRPALAAVTAAITVLEDDPTFNAGKGAVFTHEGRNELDAAVMDGATQAAGAVAGVQRVRNPILLAQAVMQKSRHVMMVGQGAEAFATEQGVTLVDTSYFRTDKRWQQLQRALKEEASGQAHADLETAKHFGTVGAVALDAQGHLAAGTSTGGMTNKRYGRVGDSPIIGAGTWADARCAVSGTGWGEYYIRTAAAHEICARMRYLGQSPEQAGKGVINDAIPQMGGDGGAIVLSADGKAAAPFNTQGMYRGWIGADGVAHVAIFADETIALP; translated from the coding sequence ATGAAACTGCGCCTGGCGCTGTCCGCGCTGTTGTCCCTGCCACTGCTGGCCCAGGCCGCACCCACCGCATCACCGCTGCTGGTCATCCACGGCGGTGCCGGGGTGGAGCGCAAGGATCTCTCCGCGGCAGAAGAACAGGCCGCGCGCGCTGCGCTGAAGGCGGCATTGCTGAAGGGCCATGCCGAACTTGCAGCCGGGCGTCCGGCACTGGCGGCGGTGACCGCGGCCATCACCGTGCTCGAGGATGATCCGACCTTCAACGCGGGCAAGGGCGCGGTGTTCACCCACGAAGGCCGCAATGAACTGGACGCGGCGGTGATGGACGGTGCCACCCAGGCGGCCGGAGCAGTGGCCGGCGTGCAGCGCGTGCGCAACCCGATCCTCCTCGCGCAGGCGGTGATGCAGAAGTCCAGGCACGTGATGATGGTGGGGCAGGGCGCCGAAGCCTTCGCCACCGAGCAGGGCGTGACCCTGGTCGACACCTCCTACTTCCGCACCGACAAGCGCTGGCAGCAGCTGCAGCGTGCATTGAAGGAAGAAGCGAGCGGGCAGGCGCATGCCGACCTGGAAACCGCAAAGCACTTCGGCACGGTCGGTGCGGTCGCCCTGGATGCACAGGGGCATCTTGCTGCAGGCACCTCCACCGGCGGCATGACCAACAAGCGCTATGGACGTGTCGGCGATTCGCCGATCATCGGTGCCGGCACCTGGGCCGATGCGCGTTGTGCGGTGTCGGGTACCGGTTGGGGCGAGTACTACATCCGTACCGCGGCAGCCCATGAGATCTGCGCGCGCATGCGCTACCTCGGTCAGTCGCCGGAACAGGCGGGCAAGGGCGTGATCAACGACGCGATTCCGCAGATGGGCGGCGACGGCGGGGCGATCGTGCTCTCTGCAGATGGAAAAGCGGCAGCGCCGTTCAACACCCAGGGCATGTATCGGGGCTGGATCGGGGCCGATGGCGTTGCCCATGTGGCCATCTTTGCCGACGAGACAATCGCGCTGCCTTGA
- the tuf gene encoding elongation factor Tu — translation MAKGKFERTKPHVNVGTIGHVDHGKTTLTAALTKIGAERFGGEFKDYSAIDAAPEEKARGITISTAHVEYESTVRHYAHVDCPGHADYVKNMITGAAQMDGAILVCSAADGPMPQTREHILLSRQVGVPYIVVFLNKADMVDDAELLELVEMEVRELLSKYDFPGDDTPIISGSARLALEGDQSDIGVPAVIKLVEALDTWIPTPERDVDKAFLMPVEDVFSISGRGTVVTGRIERGVIKVGEEIEIVGIRPVQKTTVTGVEMFRKLLDQGQAGDNAGLLLRGTKRDDVERGQVLAKPGSIKPHTKFDAEVYVLSKDEGGRHTPFFKGYRPQFYFRTTDITGAVELPEGVEMVMPGDNVKMVVTLINPVAMDAGLRFAIREGGRTVGAGVVANILE, via the coding sequence ATGGCCAAGGGTAAGTTCGAGCGCACCAAGCCGCACGTCAATGTCGGCACCATCGGTCACGTCGACCACGGCAAGACCACGCTGACCGCCGCACTGACCAAGATCGGTGCCGAGCGCTTTGGTGGCGAGTTCAAGGATTACTCCGCGATCGACGCCGCGCCGGAAGAAAAGGCACGTGGCATCACGATCTCGACCGCGCACGTCGAATACGAATCCACCGTTCGTCACTACGCCCACGTCGATTGCCCGGGCCATGCTGACTACGTCAAGAACATGATCACCGGTGCTGCCCAGATGGACGGCGCGATCCTGGTGTGCTCGGCCGCTGACGGCCCGATGCCGCAGACCCGCGAGCACATCCTGCTGTCGCGTCAGGTTGGCGTGCCGTACATCGTCGTGTTCCTGAACAAGGCCGACATGGTTGACGATGCCGAGCTGCTGGAACTGGTCGAAATGGAAGTTCGCGAGCTGCTGAGCAAGTACGACTTCCCGGGCGACGACACCCCGATCATTTCGGGTTCGGCCCGCCTGGCGCTGGAAGGCGACCAGAGCGACATCGGCGTGCCGGCCGTCATCAAGCTGGTCGAGGCGCTGGACACCTGGATCCCGACCCCGGAGCGTGACGTCGACAAGGCATTCCTGATGCCGGTCGAAGACGTGTTCTCGATCTCGGGTCGCGGCACCGTGGTGACCGGTCGTATCGAGCGCGGCGTGATCAAGGTTGGCGAAGAAATCGAAATCGTCGGCATCCGTCCGGTGCAGAAGACCACCGTGACCGGCGTGGAAATGTTCCGCAAGCTGCTGGACCAGGGTCAGGCAGGCGACAACGCAGGTCTGCTGCTGCGCGGCACCAAGCGTGACGACGTCGAGCGTGGCCAGGTTCTGGCCAAGCCGGGTTCGATCAAGCCGCACACCAAGTTCGACGCCGAAGTGTACGTGCTGTCGAAGGACGAAGGCGGCCGTCACACCCCGTTCTTCAAGGGCTACCGTCCGCAGTTCTACTTCCGTACCACCGACATCACCGGTGCGGTCGAGCTGCCGGAAGGCGTCGAGATGGTGATGCCGGGCGACAACGTGAAGATGGTTGTCACCCTGATCAACCCGGTCGCCATGGACGCCGGCCTGCGCTTCGCAATCCGCGAAGGTGGCCGTACCGTCGGTGCTGGCGTGGTTGCCAACATCCTCGAGTAA
- the secE gene encoding preprotein translocase subunit SecE, translating to MNSKIEHSKDTSAQGGDIVKYVLASLLVLAGLFVWFWFSADSGRAAQLGAWAGQLRALAVVVGLVGGIGVFMLTGKGRDTREFLSESRFELRKVVWPTRQEAIRMTWVVIVVVLILSLLLGGFDFLIQKLTQWFLSR from the coding sequence ATGAATAGCAAGATCGAACATTCCAAGGACACCTCCGCGCAAGGCGGGGATATCGTCAAGTACGTCCTCGCATCGTTGCTGGTGCTGGCAGGTCTGTTCGTCTGGTTCTGGTTCTCCGCCGACTCCGGTCGCGCTGCCCAGCTGGGCGCGTGGGCGGGTCAGCTGCGTGCGTTGGCGGTCGTGGTCGGCCTGGTTGGCGGTATCGGCGTGTTCATGCTGACCGGCAAGGGGCGCGACACCCGCGAATTCCTCTCCGAGTCGCGCTTTGAACTGCGTAAAGTGGTCTGGCCGACCCGCCAGGAAGCCATTCGCATGACCTGGGTGGTGATTGTCGTCGTCCTGATTCTCAGCTTGCTGCTGGGCGGGTTCGACTTCCTCATCCAGAAACTGACTCAGTGGTTCCTGAGCCGCTAA
- the nusG gene encoding transcription termination/antitermination protein NusG encodes MKRWYVVHAYSGFEKSVAQALRDRIVRDGMEERFGDVLVPTEEVIEMRAGQKRRSERKFFPGYVLVQIETHEEAGIPRIDNESWHLVKETPRVMGFIGGTADRPLPIADSEAEAILNRVQEGVEKPRPKVLFEPGQMVRVTEGPFNDFNGVVEEVNYEKSRLRVSVLIFGRATPVELEFGQVEKAV; translated from the coding sequence ATGAAGCGTTGGTACGTCGTTCACGCCTATTCGGGCTTCGAGAAGTCGGTGGCGCAGGCTCTGCGCGATCGCATCGTCCGTGACGGCATGGAAGAGCGCTTCGGCGACGTCCTGGTTCCGACCGAGGAAGTGATCGAAATGCGCGCCGGCCAGAAGCGCCGTTCCGAGCGCAAGTTCTTCCCCGGTTACGTGCTGGTCCAGATCGAGACCCACGAAGAAGCCGGTATTCCGCGCATCGACAACGAAAGCTGGCATCTGGTCAAGGAAACCCCGCGCGTCATGGGCTTCATCGGCGGAACCGCCGATCGTCCGCTGCCGATCGCCGACTCCGAGGCCGAGGCGATCCTGAACCGTGTCCAGGAAGGCGTCGAGAAGCCGCGTCCGAAGGTGTTGTTCGAGCCGGGCCAGATGGTCCGCGTCACCGAGGGGCCGTTCAACGACTTCAATGGTGTCGTCGAAGAGGTCAATTACGAGAAGAGCCGTCTGCGCGTCTCGGTGTTGATCTTCGGTCGCGCCACCCCGGTCGAGCTTGAGTTCGGTCAGGTCGAAAAGGCCGTCTGA
- the rplK gene encoding 50S ribosomal protein L11: MAKKVVGYIKLQVKAGQANPSPPVGPALGQRGLNIMEFCKAFNAATQKLEPGLPVPVIITAYSDRTFTFITKSTPATTLLKKAAGISSGSKRPNTEKVGKVTRKQLEEIAKAKEPDLTAADLDAAVRTIAGSARSMGLVVEG, from the coding sequence ATGGCAAAGAAAGTTGTCGGTTATATCAAGCTGCAGGTGAAGGCCGGTCAGGCCAACCCCTCGCCGCCGGTCGGTCCTGCGCTGGGTCAGCGCGGCCTGAACATCATGGAATTCTGCAAGGCCTTCAATGCCGCCACGCAGAAGCTCGAGCCGGGTCTGCCGGTTCCGGTGATCATCACGGCCTATTCGGACCGTACGTTCACCTTCATCACCAAGAGCACTCCGGCCACCACCCTGCTGAAGAAGGCCGCTGGCATCTCGTCGGGCTCCAAGCGCCCGAACACCGAGAAGGTCGGCAAGGTCACCCGTAAGCAGCTGGAAGAGATCGCCAAGGCGAAGGAACCGGATCTGACTGCCGCCGACCTGGACGCCGCCGTGCGTACCATCGCTGGCTCTGCCCGTTCCATGGGCCTCGTGGTGGAGGGTTAA
- the rplA gene encoding 50S ribosomal protein L1 encodes MAQTKREKAIKAAIVPGKAYAFEDAINILKTATKAKFVESIDVAVRLGVDAKKSDQQVRGSTVLPAGTGKSVRVAVFAPAGAKADEALAAGAEAVGMDDLAEKMQAGDLNYDVVIATPDAMRVVGKLGTVLGPRGLMPNPKVGTVSPNPGEAVKNAKSGQVRYRTDKAGIIHCTIGKADFAEDALKSNLTALLLDLIKAKPATSKGTYLQKVSVSSTMGPGVTVDQSSLSLK; translated from the coding sequence ATGGCACAGACCAAGCGTGAGAAGGCCATCAAGGCCGCTATCGTTCCGGGCAAGGCATACGCCTTCGAGGACGCAATCAACATCCTGAAGACCGCCACCAAGGCCAAGTTCGTCGAGTCGATCGACGTTGCTGTGCGCCTGGGCGTCGACGCGAAGAAGTCCGACCAGCAGGTCCGTGGCTCCACCGTGCTGCCGGCTGGTACCGGCAAGTCGGTCCGCGTCGCTGTCTTCGCTCCGGCCGGTGCCAAGGCTGATGAAGCCCTGGCCGCTGGCGCCGAAGCCGTCGGTATGGACGACCTGGCCGAGAAGATGCAGGCCGGCGATCTGAACTACGACGTCGTGATCGCGACCCCGGACGCTATGCGCGTTGTCGGTAAGCTGGGTACCGTGCTGGGCCCGCGCGGCCTGATGCCGAACCCGAAGGTCGGCACCGTCTCCCCGAACCCGGGTGAGGCTGTGAAGAATGCCAAGTCGGGTCAGGTGCGTTACCGCACCGACAAGGCCGGCATCATCCACTGCACCATCGGCAAGGCCGACTTCGCCGAAGACGCGCTGAAGTCGAACCTGACCGCGCTGCTGCTGGACCTGATCAAGGCCAAGCCGGCCACCTCGAAGGGCACCTACCTGCAGAAGGTTTCGGTCAGCTCGACGATGGGCCCGGGCGTCACCGTCGACCAGTCGTCGCTGAGCCTGAAGTAA